The nucleotide sequence ctacaacactggcatctaccaggcaatgtggaaaattgcccaggtataccttgtacacaaaaagcaggacaaatccaaccaggccaatttcTGCCCTGtcaatctactctcgattatcaaaaagtaatggaaggggccatcaaaaGTGCTCTATTAAACGGCACATGCTAAGcaactcactgacacccagtttgggtttccgccagggccactcagctcctgacctcattataatcttggttcaaacatggacaaaagagctgaactcccgaggtgagttgagtgactgcccttacatcaaggccacatttgaccggagtgtggcatcaaagagcactagcaaaactggagtcaatgggaatggggggaaaactccccactggttggagtcatacctagcacaaaggaagatggttatggttgttggaggtcagtcatctcagttccaggacatcactgcaggagttcctcagggttgcgtcctcagtccaaccatcttcagctgcttcatcaatgacctaccttccatcatacggtcagaagtggggatgttcgctgatgattgcacaacgttcagcaccattcacgatacctcagatactgatgcagtccatatccaaatgcaacaagacccagacaacatccaggcttgggctgacaaataacATATgtggcacacaagtgccaagcaatgaccatctccaacaagagagagaatttaaccatcaccccttgacattcaatggcattaccatcactgaatcccccattatcactatcctgggggttaccatcgaccagaaactgaactggtggctacaagagcaggtcagaggctaggaatcttgtggcaagtaactcacctcctgactcctcaaagcctgtccaccatctacaaggcacaagtaaggagtgtggtggaatactccccacttgcctggatgagtgcagctcccacaacactcaataagcttggcaccatccaggacaaagcagcctgcttgattggcaccacatccacaaacattcgctccctccaccaccaacacacaatagcagtgtacaccagctacaagatgcactgcaggaattcaccaagcctcctccaACAGCACATctgaaacccacgaccactaccctctagaaggacaacagcagcagaaagatgggaactctcaccatcctgacttggaaatatatcaccgttccttccttgtcgctgtgtcaaaatcctggaactcccttcccaacaccacatggactgcagcagttaaaggaggcagctcatcaccatcctctcaagggcaactagggatgggcaataaatgctggcccagccagcaaagcccacatcccatgaatgaataaaaacattgtTGAAAGCAGCCAAGCATcaataatgctataatgatagcaACTTAGGGTTATGTCACCAGCTATTGAAATTGCAGAAGTTTtttcccccccaactcccagacacaggctgtcagtttttttaaaaaagggttgaCCCTTTAAATCAATTGATAACTTGTAAGTTCTATAGACCTTAGCTGCCTTTCAGAGCATTTACAATCTCTCTAAAGGTTTGTAACTCCCCTTACTGCAGGACGAGGCCCTCGCTCCAGTGAAAacggggtctgtttgaactcagtgcCGAGTTCTGGGTTACCCACATGTAGGAGTCAcatcccgcccacccaccccattgCCCCTCCCACCTGTGGCGAAAATAGAACCTGGTGGAAATGGGGCAGGACTTTGGCACCAGGGTCTTGCCTGCCATTCTGGATGGTCCCCAAAGTCTCCACTACTCTCATGAAAATCCAGGTCAAAATTATTATATAACTAGTCAATACTGATGGTGAATTCAGCAAGTGTAGCCTAACAGAAGGGAAGGAGAACAGGAGGAGGACTCACCAGTAATTTTTACTGAGGTATTGAAAGTAGTACATGTAGCAGCCAGTGGAAGGATCTTGTGCGTACTTCGCCTCTCGACTCTTTGCATCTGTAAATTCAATGAGGTCTCCATTGTATTCCACCACAAACTCTCCACGTTGAAAAGGTTTTGTGGCCATCACACCACGACCTTTTCCATCAATTATACCAACCTGTGAGAATGAAGGCAACAGTTAGAAGAGGGCTTGTCCAAGAGTCACTGACTAGCCACAGGTGAGACGATGGACAATGTTTCAGCCTCAAGCACTAATACAGGAAAAACATGATACAGGTaaatggggagggggaaatcaGACGTACATTGGCCATCTCCTAAGCCATAGGTGTCCTAGAATGCCAATTAGTGCCAGCTTAATGCAGGCCCAAATCCACTATGCACTGGACCACTGGTCAAGTTACTTTCACAACATAACCTTACAGTTCACACATGGCAACATCCTACCAGCCTGGGCTGGCTTTGAAGTCATGACTTTGGCAAACCCACTGAACCATCCAGACCTCCAGGCAAGTCAACTTTTCATGTCACACTTTCCATATTTCAATGTTACCTTCATTCCTTCTTCCTTCCCATTGCGAATCAGATCATCGattattttcttttcttctgACTATTGGGAGAATAAAAAACAGATCCAGtcgatgggtctttggaatttcCAGTGTCAGTCTGTGCATTGTACAGTAATGGTTTCAAGTCAACCACccatcccagcagcaccaggcagTATGGAGAGTGACTCATGTGACTTTAAATTAAGACCAAgggttgttaataaatatttacctTCAGCTGCCCTTCACACTTCCTGTAACTTCTGCGAACAGGATAATAATCAGTGACCTTACGATTCTGTCCTGTTGAGTTTTTCACACTGATGGAGACGGGATAAAAGAGAACAAAACAGTCAGAAGCAGCACAGAATTTGCAGAATGAAAGCCAGAAAGATTCACCTCCATTCATCTCCTAAATGACTGAACGGGAGTTACTTCCCTATCCCAGCACATGGCTCAGCTGAGGCAAACACACCAGCAATAAGATCCCACCCAGGTACTTCAAACGTTTGGGCAATACCTTTTGTGGAAAttgcctcctccctccccacagcTTATACAATTGCTCAATTAGAAAACAAGCGCACCTCAGGGGATGATGCCGTTGCTGCTGTACCAACATAATCAAGTcaaggggcggggagggtgaagGTGTTGGAACTCCAAACCCTCGCTCTGTTCAGTTCACATGACCTGGAGCACAGAGGCTCCTGTGTGTCCCTAAACGAAGTGCTGCCAAGGTTGCAACATTTATTCTTGACCAGCCGTCCGAAAGAGCACAGCCAGTGGTCTGGAGGCAAGGCGTTGCCTGCTGCCCAGAGCCATCTGATCTAAAATAAATATTAGGGATTTGACAGAAATACAAAATTACACAGCATAGGAGGCCTTCACCCTATCATGCATATGCTGCTGGCCCTTTGATAAAGCTGTCCAGTAATCCCAATTCCCTGCTTGTTCCCCACAGCCTTGCAAATTATtcctatattttttttaaaaaaagcatttatACTATTCTCTTTTTGacgttactattgaatctgcaacCACCACGCTTCCAGGCAGCGCACTGCAGATCACAATttgctgagtaaaaaaaaaacctctccccacctcccatgATCTTAAATCCATATCCTGTGATTATCAtcactggaaacagttcctcATTCCCTATATCCTGTGATTATCAtcactggaaacagttcctcATTCCCTATATCCTGTGATTATCAtcactggaaacagttcctcATTCCCTATATCCTGTGATTATCAtcactggaaacagttcctcATTCCCTATATCCTGTGATTATCAtcactggaaacagttcctcATTCCCTATATCCTGTGATTATCAtcactggaaacagttcctcATTCCCTATATCCTGTGATTATCAtcactggaaacagttcctcATTCCCTATATCCTGTGATTATCAtcactggaaacagttcctcATTCCCTATATCCTGTGATTATCAtcactggaaacagttcctcATTCCCTATATCCTGTGATTAtcatcactggaaacagtttctcattcCCTATATCCTGTGATTAtcatcactggaaacagtttctcattcCCTATGCTATTGAAACTAGAGGCAATAGCCTTTGCTATAGGGGGAAAAGCTCAAATGCAGGTGATTAACAAAGTCATTATGAAGTGTTTAACTTACCCTGTGCGTTTTGGAGACTTCCCTTTACCTTTCCGCTGAACAGGTTTTGCATTTGTTTTAGTGCCATTCTTGCCCACAGAAAGCTGAGCAGTAGGCTCATCCTTTATAGCAGTCTCACAGCCAGTGGGTGTGACAGTTGCTGCAGTCTCTGCTCCTTCCTCAATAGCCGCATTTCTTTCACTGTTCAACTCCTTACTGGACTTAGTGGAACTGTCAGCATCAAACACACAACCGTTTTGTTCATCTGCAGGTATAACAGATTTGAAAATTATAAGCctaaattattaaaaataaagaattaactCAAAAAAGCCATTCTGCTCACACAGTAACCAGCCTTATGTTTCTGTCTCCATGAAACGAAGATGTCCAAATCTCTCATCAAGACCAGCAATAAAATGGGAAATAAAAAGACAATCAACAATAactaaaaaggaaattggataaatacttgaaaaagtaAAATCTTGCAGGACTATGGGTTAAGAACCAGATGTGGAACTAGTTGAATAGCTCTTCcatggagccagcacaggcatggtaTGCTGAGTGGTCTTCCCAGTTGCATGATTTGATATAATTAATATATCTTGAAATAGAATAATCCTGATTTGTGGCTTCAACATGTTGGAAATGGAACCACACTAGTCTCAATTGTTATTCAAAGGCTAACTTGAGCCCCTCCTCCAGAACAGATTGCGGCATGAATCACTGCTCCACTTGCTTCTACATCATTGACTAATGGAGTCTGGTTGGAATAAATAATTCCATGCCTAGCTGGGCAGTTAATCAGCTGGAAATCTGACCAACAAACCTCTCAAATCTCACATTTGCATTAAGGAACACAGTTGGACATTTGAGTGAAGTGCTTTATAAGGCTGAGGACTGCATGATGCATACTGCTGTTTGGCACTACTGCAGAGCTGTTCCACTTCCTTGAGGCACAATGTTACAGCATAACAGGAGACAAAGCCAACCCAACTCCgagggttaaaaaaaaatccattaactgagctctttaaaatgataaaaggaaTACTGTATAATGAGGGCAGGGTCCAAAACAAGGGGCAGAAATGTAAAATTGGAGcaaggctgttcaggggtgatttcagaaagcatttcttcacataaagtgaggggatgggggctgCTGGGCATGATTAAAATTTTCAATATGTTAATAGTGAAGATTGTTAGGTAAAGGTATCAAGTGATTAAGGATCACAAGTAAACCAACTCAGAGGATACAGGTCAGCGATGATCTAATTCATTGACAGATCAGGctggagggctgaatggcctcctcctgttcctgtgtttctCTTTGGTTTGACAAGTGCCAGACTGAATTTAAAAATGCTGCTGAGCTCTTTGTTCTTAAAAGCACTGCTAAAATGTAATTGGAATAGATTTATTTAAATGGGTAGAACTTAGGCACTGGGTGTTTGAATTTTAACTGGAGCTTCCTGCTATACAAGAGGATTGCAGTTTAAGCCATGCAGCATGCACATAGTAGGCCTTACTTGAAGCTGTGCTCAGCAACCAGACTCAGGCCACTATTAATGCACCATTACAGCATAGCATGTAGCAGGCAAAAATGTAAGCCATTCAACTCAAAATAAACCAGCAAATaattacatttgcattttgttaacACCTCGCACCGACACAAATATTCTGGCCTTAAGGATTATCTGGATCCCGATGTACAATGCATTTCTGTAATTATATAGCATATGTACAATCTTACCCTACGAAGCAACACTGTGTTTAACGTCCTGCACCAACCATTATAACGATACACTAAGCAAAAATAGAAGCCTACTGAAACTGAAACTGTTTGCTTTCTTAACAGAAGTGCTCCTGAAACATCTGCAGCTGTTAACCTCGCATACCTCCTTCCTCTTTCTGCATTTCACGTTTGACAGTACATTTCACTTGGAACTTCATTTGTTTATTTGAAGCAGAGTTTTCATCTTGTAATGGGGCACGAGGAGTAGGGGTTTTTGCAGAGCTCAAACGATGATGAACCTTTGATTTTACATGCACATTCTCCTGGTGAAACATATACATTGTTTAGGAAGAAAGGGAAGGAACTTGTTTGTACAGCATATTTTGTGTTCACAAGTTGTTCCAAAGCGTTTCACAGCTAATGAATTACTCGTGGAATGTTTTAATGTAGACAAACAGAATAGAATTTTGTAAATAGTAATAAGATAAATGCCCAGTTAGGTCAAAATGACCATCTCAATCAATTAGATATTACTTATAACATTAGACACAGTCAGCAACAACTGGCACTGCTGCATGTAAACAACTGGTTACTGGAGTAGAACAAAGTTAACACATTGTACAGTTAGCTAGGTCTTCCCACTTTAAAAACATCAACATCTTAGAGTATTTAATTTAAGTGAGCATTTATAATTTTTGAAGCCCAGAATGAAGCAGAAAGTTCTGCACCATGAACTATCAGTAGAAAAAAACTTCTCAAGGCACATCACAGATATCCAATCAGACAGAAGTCAACAGCACAACGCTTAACAACAATGTCATTTCAACATAAAACATTGATGTTTGCTATTGCTTCTCAAGCATAAAGGTAAAAAAGGGGACGAGTATAAAGCTACAATTAAATTTCAGGTTTCAAGTAACACCTACAAACTCTGAATGACCACCATGGACCATTAACCTAGCTGAGTGTTTATAGTAACTACTCTATCATCAACACTAAAGTGCGATACTAAAGATTTTCCCTGTGGTCAGTGGAATTGGAGTTAATCTCAGTGGAAAGCCAGTTGCAGGATTATGGATATTGGAGCTTCTGTGCAGAGTGCAATACAAGGGATGACGTTACaaaggagggatctgtaccgttgggacggtctccatctgaaccaatctgggatcaatgttctagcgaaaagggtaaataaggtgggcaacaggactttaaactagaaagttgggggggagggaaggtaaaactccaagaagtatgactattgggaaacaaagcagcaggttagcgtaaggggggggtggattcaacttcatggaaaattatgaaaaaactgaaaagaaaggagagttcaggagaggctattaaagtctccagaacacaaaatagaagAGTGtctggaaagggctaggaatctaacttcaagcacatcagataaaaagacgacaatgagaaaggggacgggaaatacaggactgaaggtgttgtatctgaatggacgcagtatacgaaataaggtaaatgagcttgtggcgcagactgaaattggcaggtatgatgtggtgggcatcacggagacatggctgcaaggggatcaggactgggagctaaatattcaaggatatacatcctatcgaaaagataggcaggttggcagagggggtggggttgctttgttagtaagaaatgaaattaaatcgatagcaagaaatgacatagggtcagatgatgcagaatctgtgtgggtagagttgaggaactgcaaaaggtcaaaaaaacataatgggagttatgtacacacctccgaacagtagtcaggatgtggggcacaagatacaccaggagatagaaaaggagtGTAAAAAAggggttacagtgatcatgggggatttcaatatgcaggtagactgggaaaatcaggttggtagtggatcccaagaaaaggaatttgtgcaatgtctacgagatggctttttggagcagcttgtggtggggcccactagggaacaggcaattctagatttagtgatgtgtaatgaggcggATTTGATAGGGGAGCTTAAGgtaaaggaacccttaggaggaagtgaccatattatgatagaatttaccctgcaatttgagaggaaaaagctggaatcagatgtaatggtattacagttgaataaaggcaactacagaggcatgagggaggagctggccagaatttactgggagatgagcctagcaggaaagacagtggaacaacaatggcaggagtttctgggagtaatttgggagacacagcaaaaattcatccctaggaagaagaagcatactaaagggaggatgaggcaaccatggttgacaaggggagtcagggacagcataaaagctaaagagaaagcatacaatgtggcgaagagcagtgggaaaccaggggattgggaagcctacaaaaaccaacagaggacaagtaaaaaagaaaaaaggagggagaagattaaatatgagggtaaactagccagtaatataaaagaagattgcaagagttttttttagatatataaaagggtaagagaggcaaaagtggacattgggccactggaaaatgatgctggagaagtagtagtggggaacaaaaatAGCGGAGGAACTggataggtactttgcgtcagtcttcacggtggaagacacgagtaacatccccaaagttcaagagagtcgggggcagaggtgagtatggtggccaataccaaggagaaggtgctaggaaaactgaaaggtttgaaggtggataaatcacctggtccagatggattacactccagagttctgaaagagatagctgaagagatagtggaggcgttagtggtgatctttcaggaatcactggagtcagggaggatcccggaggactggaaaatcactaatgtaacccccctgtttaagaagggagtgaggcaaaagatgggaaattacaggccgattagcctgacctcaatcgttggtaagattttaagagtccattattaaggatgagatttcagaatacttggaagtgcatggtaaaatagagcaaagtcagcatggtttcatcaaggggaggtcatgcctgacaaatctgttagaattctttgaggaggtagcatGTAGGTTAGACAacggagaaccaatggatgttatctaattGGACtaccagaaggcctttgacaaggtgccgcacaggaggctgctcagtaagataagagcccatggtgttagaggcaaggtactagcatggatagaagattggctgtctggcaggaggcagagaatggggataagggggccCTTCTCatgatggcggccggtgactagtggagttcaacaggggtcagtgttgggaccacaacttttcactttatacattaatgatctagatgaaggaactgagagcatcctggctaagtttgcagatgatacaaaaataggtggagggacaggtagtattgaggaagcggggaggctgcagaaggatttggacaggttaggagaatgggcaaagaagtggcagatggaatacaacgtggggaattgtgaggtcatgcactttggtaggaagaatagaggcatagactattttctaaatggggagagaattcagaaatctggagtgcaaagggacttgggagtcctagtccaggattctcttaaggttaacttgcagattgagtcggttgttaggaaggcaaatgcaatgttggcatttatttcaagaggactagaatataaaagcagggatgtgctgctgaggctttataaggctctggtaagaccacatttagaatattgtgagcaattttggggcccttatctcaggaaggaccctggagagggcccagaggaggttcacgagaacgatcccaggaatgaaaggcttaacatatgaggaacgtttgaggactctgggtctatatttgatggagtttagaaggatgaggggggatctgattgaaacttacagaatattgaaaggcctggatagagtggacgggggtgggggaagatgtttccattagtaggagagactaggaccaaagggcacagcctgagagtaaagggaagaccttttaagacagagatgaggagaaacttctttagccagagagtggtgaatctatggaattcaatgccacagaaggctgtggaggccaggtcattgagtgtatttaagaccgagatagataggttcttgattggtaaggggttcaaaggttacggggagaaggcgggacagacgcgatgggccgaatggcctaatttctgctcctatgtcttatggtcaccaCCCTATTGAGCTAAAACACCTGCATGTAAAGCATCTCAAATATATCCTAACTTCACAACTGGAAAGCTATCAATTTATCAGTTCAAATTTCAGAATTTCTTTAATTAAAAATATGGTCTTTGTAAACTGTACAAATGCCAATCATCAAACCAAAAATTGACTACAATAATTTATCAAAATACAAGTACGTTACTTGCACCAGGAAATAAGTAAAAGCATCAGTCATTAGATGAATTTAAAGCCACGTGTACCCATTTATATTTACTGCAGCTGCTTATTGCTGCAGCTTTTAAGGATCTTCACAATTTCATTCATAAATAGTCAgtggaaaaagattaaaaatgtaACTAGTTTTATAACATGAGTCCCCAGAATAATTAAGCAGTTtttctggggggggtggtgggggagttaaACCTCACATTCTGCAGTTTATCCATGAAAATCACTTATTTGGGACATCGCTCAAACTCAGGGgctgagagaggtggaggtggagacgGAGACTGAGGAGCTGTGACGAAGAGCACAGCACACTGATAGAGAGGGGTCCCTCGAGAGAAGGAGCTAGAGCACCAAGAGGGCAAGTTCATCCCACGCCCAGGGCATTTCCCCAGACACCAATGAAGGAGCCGCAGCCTGGCAGTGGCTCAGCTGCAGTGCCACACAGGCAGTGGTACCGGAATGTGCTCACCCCTCTCCTCGGGGGGCAACCACCTACCCCCATCGGGGGGCAACCAGCCCCatgccctcccctcctcctcggGGGGcaaccacccccctgccctcccctcctcctcggGGGGCAACCACAGCTGGGCAGAGCTGGGCAATCAATGCCAACCTCACCCACAGACAACAATGATGTTTTTTGGGCTTAAATGATGGAGGCAAATATCTAGAGAATTAAATCTACGTTTTGCTAAAATTAATTTTACGAAGTCAACTCAGTTGTCTCAAAGGTGGTTATATTTATTACGCTTCTAACGCTGGTTGTTTTACTTATGGTTTATTAATTGACCCCTAAAAACGTTTTAAACATAAGATGCAAGTTTAGAAGACAAATGTCAACGtgtaaacccaccccccccacccacccacacaccccccccgacctcccccacaccccccccacacacccacacacccaccatccccaccccacacacccacacacccaccatccccaccccacacacccaccatcccccccccacccacccacacacccactatccccaccccacacacccacacacccacccccccccacccacacacacacccacccccccccacccacacacacacccacccccccccacccacacacacacccacccccccccacccacacacacacccacccccccccacccacacacacacccacccccccccacccacacacacacccacccccccccacccacacacacacccacccccccccacccacacacacacccacccccccccacccacacacacacgccccccccccccccccacaaccacacaccccccccccccccacacccacacacacccaccccccccccacccacacacacacacacccccccacccacccacacacacacacacccccccacccacccacacacacacccacccccccNNNNNNNNNNNNNNNNNNNNNNNNNNNNNNNNNNNNNNNNNNNNNNNNNNNNNNNNNNNNNNNNNNNNNNNNNNNNNNNNNNNNNNNNNNNNNNNNNNNNNNNNNNNNNNNNNNNNNNNNNNNNNNNNNNNNNNNNNNNNNNNNNNNNNNNNNNNNNNNNNNNNNNNNNNNNNNNNNNNNNNNNNNNNNNNNNNNNNNNNNNNNNNNNNNNNNNNNNNNNNNNNNNNNNNNNNNNNNNNNNNNNNNNNNNNNNNNNNNNNNNNNNNNNNNNNNNNNNNNNNNNNNNNNNNNNNNNNNNNNNNNNNNNNNNNNNNNNNNNNNNNNNNNNNNNNNNNNNNNNNNNNNNNNNNNNNNNNNNNNNNNNNNNNNNNNNNNNNNNNNNNNNNNNNNNNNNNNNNNNNNNNNNNNNNNNNNNNNNNNNNNNNNNNNNNNNNNNNNNNNNNNNNNNNNNNNNNNNNNNNNNNNNNNNNNNNNNNN is from Carcharodon carcharias isolate sCarCar2 chromosome 13, sCarCar2.pri, whole genome shotgun sequence and encodes:
- the kmt5aa gene encoding N-lysine methyltransferase KMT5A-A, whose amino-acid sequence is MGKTQAAAQRAGKKSGGGKIAAAKENQQLAMSEENVHVKSKVHHRLSSAKTPTPRAPLQDENSASNKQMKFQVKCTVKREMQKEEGDEQNGCVFDADSSTKSSKELNSERNAAIEEGAETAATVTPTGCETAIKDEPTAQLSVGKNGTKTNAKPVQRKGKGKSPKRTGVKNSTGQNRKVTDYYPVRRSYRKCEGQLKSEEKKIIDDLIRNGKEEGMKVGIIDGKGRGVMATKPFQRGEFVVEYNGDLIEFTDAKSREAKYAQDPSTGCYMYYFQYLSKNYCVDATKETTRLGRLINHSKNGNCQTKLHNVDGKPHLILVASRDIAKGEELLYDYGDRSKASIAAHPWLKQ